A single Pantoea rwandensis DNA region contains:
- a CDS encoding DeoR/GlpR family DNA-binding transcription regulator — protein sequence MLPIERQQRIIDELNLNGRVIVAELVTLCQVSQETIRRDLTQLEKRGLLQRSHGGAVPAKRQAANIQGNTRGVNEYELSFRQRMNEHVDAKMAIAKRALDFISPGDCILLDSSTTCWYLARQLPDIELTVLTNSIRIVQTLAARGSIRTICLGGEYSDRYEDFHGVVAEQPLREFQINKIFFSCSSLGNDGYLREGNENNAHLKQQMLLAAERKHLLLDASKFLRPSFARICHYRDVDFLITDQLKDKELEQELAWNGVNIIDCSQRNNSMQLIKN from the coding sequence ATGTTGCCGATTGAAAGACAGCAGCGAATTATTGACGAACTAAATTTAAATGGTCGGGTTATTGTCGCTGAATTAGTCACGTTGTGTCAGGTTTCGCAAGAAACCATTCGCCGTGATTTAACTCAACTGGAGAAACGTGGGCTATTACAACGCAGCCACGGCGGTGCGGTACCAGCAAAACGACAAGCCGCTAACATTCAGGGGAATACGAGGGGTGTTAACGAGTATGAATTATCTTTCCGCCAGCGCATGAATGAACATGTAGATGCAAAGATGGCGATAGCCAAACGTGCACTCGATTTCATCAGCCCCGGCGATTGTATATTACTCGACAGTAGCACCACTTGCTGGTATTTAGCGCGACAGCTACCAGATATTGAATTAACGGTGTTAACCAACTCTATCAGAATTGTGCAAACCCTTGCGGCGCGGGGAAGTATCCGCACCATCTGTCTGGGGGGAGAATATTCTGACCGTTATGAAGATTTTCACGGTGTTGTCGCTGAGCAGCCTTTACGGGAATTTCAGATTAATAAAATCTTTTTTTCCTGTAGCAGCTTAGGCAATGACGGTTATTTACGTGAAGGTAACGAAAACAACGCACATTTAAAACAACAGATGCTACTGGCAGCAGAAAGAAAACATCTACTGCTGGACGCCAGTAAATTCCTGCGACCCTCATTCGCGCGTATTTGTCATTATCGCGATGTGGACTTTCTCATCACTGACCAATTAAAAGACAAAGAGCTGGAACAAGAATTAGCCTGGAACGGCGTCAATATTATTGATTGCTCGCAGCGCAACAATTCAATGCAGCTAATAAAAAATTAA
- a CDS encoding substrate-binding domain-containing protein, whose translation MKKHLIACSLLALFAATGAHAADKLRMGIVVKIGGIPWFNAMEAGIKSEAAKRGIDAWMVGPTAADPALQVRAIEDLIAQKVDIIGVVPNDPKVLEPVLKRAREAGIQVITHESPDQKGANWDFELVDAPTHGINHMKALAKCMHEEGKYAMYVGSLTVPLHQQWTDAALNYQKEHYPKMQMVTDKFGVGESLDDSIRTTNELMSKYPDLKGIMAFGSQGPIGAGRAVMNRNKIDQVCVIGAFSPGQGASLVQRGAIKGGYIWNPETAGEVFVRIADMMQKKEPITDGMTIDGLGKVKVDEATHTILGNNTESLDKENLPKLVKMGL comes from the coding sequence ATGAAAAAACATCTTATCGCCTGTTCTCTGCTTGCCCTGTTTGCCGCCACCGGCGCGCACGCTGCTGACAAATTACGCATGGGCATCGTGGTGAAAATTGGCGGTATTCCGTGGTTTAACGCCATGGAAGCGGGCATCAAGAGTGAAGCGGCAAAACGCGGCATTGATGCATGGATGGTGGGCCCTACCGCCGCCGACCCTGCGCTGCAGGTGCGTGCGATTGAAGATTTGATTGCGCAGAAAGTCGACATCATCGGCGTGGTACCGAATGACCCGAAAGTGCTGGAGCCGGTGCTGAAACGTGCGCGTGAAGCTGGCATTCAGGTTATCACCCACGAATCACCGGATCAGAAAGGCGCCAACTGGGACTTCGAACTGGTAGATGCCCCGACGCATGGCATCAACCATATGAAAGCACTGGCGAAATGCATGCATGAAGAAGGCAAATACGCCATGTACGTTGGCAGCCTGACTGTGCCATTGCACCAACAGTGGACCGATGCCGCGCTGAACTACCAGAAAGAGCACTATCCAAAAATGCAGATGGTGACCGACAAGTTCGGCGTGGGTGAATCGCTGGATGACTCCATCCGTACCACTAACGAACTGATGTCCAAGTACCCGGATCTGAAAGGCATTATGGCGTTCGGCTCACAGGGCCCAATCGGTGCCGGTCGTGCGGTGATGAACCGCAACAAGATTGATCAGGTGTGCGTGATTGGCGCCTTCAGCCCAGGCCAGGGTGCTTCTCTGGTGCAGCGTGGCGCAATCAAAGGCGGCTATATCTGGAACCCGGAAACCGCAGGCGAAGTGTTCGTGCGTATCGCCGACATGATGCAGAAGAAAGAACCCATCACCGATGGGATGACCATCGACGGTCTGGGCAAAGTGAAAGTTGACGAGGCGACCCACACCATCCTCGGCAACAACACCGAAAGTCTGGATAAAGAAAACCTGCCAAAACTGGTGAAAATGGGGCTGTAA
- a CDS encoding sugar ABC transporter ATP-binding protein — translation MKEVIPQTLIALDNLSKTFGGNRALSDISLSLLAGEVHCLAGTNGCGKSTLIKVISGVHAPDSGSRITLGDGPTFPRLTTRQARDFGIQVIYQDLSLFPNLSVAENIAFEHNLNGLLGWHRKAKLRETAARIIEELKFDLDLDEKVSALSIAARQQVAICRALVADARLVIMDEPTASLTRTEVNQLLRTVRYLKDKNICVVFVSHRLDEVLEISDRVTVIRDGRKMGCWPAKEMTPHHLTELMTGLKLDYQLKAPTRNADRAILEVENLTRAGQYHDVNFKLYQGEVLGLCGLLGSGRTELALSLFGMTKPDSGKIWLDSKPVRFRGHEDAIKAGIGYVSEDRLTLGLVQQQSVADNMVLPILDKLQNRFHIIDEYRKNKLILQWIQQLGVRVADPNLAISTLSGGNQQKIVLAKWVLTQPRILILDSPTVGVDVGAKASIYQLIHELAKEGLSIILISDEVPEVWYNCDRILHFRDGTVHAEYQPDTVEQEQLAEVINA, via the coding sequence ATGAAAGAGGTGATCCCACAGACGTTAATCGCGCTCGACAACCTGTCGAAAACTTTTGGTGGCAACCGCGCACTGAGCGATATCTCGCTGAGCTTACTGGCGGGCGAAGTGCACTGCCTGGCTGGCACCAACGGCTGTGGCAAGAGCACCTTGATCAAAGTGATTTCCGGGGTGCACGCCCCGGACAGCGGCAGCCGCATCACCCTGGGTGATGGCCCGACCTTCCCGCGTCTGACCACCCGTCAGGCGCGTGATTTCGGTATCCAGGTGATTTATCAGGATCTGTCGCTGTTCCCGAATTTGAGCGTAGCCGAGAACATCGCTTTTGAGCACAACCTCAACGGCCTGCTCGGCTGGCACCGCAAAGCCAAACTGCGTGAAACGGCAGCGCGTATTATTGAAGAGCTAAAGTTCGATCTCGATCTGGATGAAAAAGTCTCGGCGCTGTCGATTGCCGCACGTCAGCAGGTCGCGATTTGCCGTGCACTGGTCGCCGATGCGCGTCTGGTGATCATGGACGAACCGACGGCTTCTCTGACCCGCACCGAAGTGAACCAGCTGCTGCGCACCGTGCGCTATCTGAAAGACAAAAACATCTGCGTAGTGTTCGTCAGCCACCGTCTGGACGAGGTGCTGGAGATTTCGGATCGCGTCACGGTGATCCGCGACGGGCGCAAAATGGGCTGCTGGCCCGCCAAAGAGATGACGCCGCATCATCTCACCGAGCTGATGACCGGTCTGAAACTCGATTATCAACTGAAAGCTCCAACGCGTAATGCCGACCGCGCCATTCTCGAAGTTGAGAATCTGACGCGTGCCGGTCAATATCACGACGTCAATTTCAAACTGTACCAGGGCGAAGTGCTGGGTCTGTGTGGCCTGCTCGGTTCGGGTCGTACCGAACTGGCGCTGTCACTGTTTGGCATGACCAAACCTGACAGCGGCAAAATCTGGCTCGACAGTAAGCCAGTACGTTTCCGCGGCCATGAAGATGCCATCAAAGCCGGCATCGGTTATGTCTCTGAAGACCGCTTAACTCTCGGTCTGGTGCAGCAACAATCGGTGGCCGACAACATGGTGCTGCCGATCCTCGACAAGCTGCAAAACCGTTTTCACATCATCGACGAGTACCGCAAAAACAAGCTGATCCTGCAATGGATTCAACAGCTCGGTGTGCGCGTGGCCGATCCCAATCTGGCGATCTCCACCCTCTCCGGCGGCAACCAGCAAAAGATCGTGCTGGCAAAGTGGGTACTGACTCAGCCGCGCATTTTGATTCTGGACTCGCCGACCGTGGGCGTGGATGTCGGTGCTAAAGCCAGCATCTATCAGTTGATCCACGAGCTGGCGAAAGAAGGTCTGTCGATCATTCTGATTTCCGATGAAG